In Thermococcus sp. JdF3, a genomic segment contains:
- a CDS encoding ABC transporter ATP-binding protein, which produces MPVIEVENVRKYYGEVRGVDGLSFSVERGEIYGFLGPNGAGKTTTVKILVKILRDYEGTVKILGRNLREWGKEYYNRIGVSFEFPAVYSRLTALENLEFFASFYRKHLDPLEVLKVVGLENEADKLVSGFSKGMKKKLDLARALLPDPEILFLDEPLEGLDPASARRIKDLLLEMRENGKTIFLTTHNMYVADELCDRVAFIVDGKIVLVGNPGELKVRMGKRLIKIEYVASGDVRTAEFPLENLGGNEEFLRILREHEIRRINTEEPTLEDIFLKVTGRRLV; this is translated from the coding sequence ATGCCCGTCATAGAGGTTGAGAACGTTAGGAAGTACTACGGAGAAGTTAGGGGCGTTGATGGTCTGAGCTTCTCCGTCGAGAGGGGCGAAATCTACGGGTTCCTTGGTCCTAACGGGGCTGGGAAGACCACGACCGTCAAAATTCTGGTGAAAATCCTGAGGGACTATGAAGGGACCGTCAAAATCCTTGGAAGGAACCTCCGCGAATGGGGGAAGGAGTACTACAACAGAATCGGCGTCTCCTTCGAGTTTCCTGCCGTTTACTCACGTCTCACTGCCCTCGAAAACCTTGAGTTCTTTGCGAGCTTTTACAGAAAGCACCTCGACCCCCTGGAGGTTCTCAAGGTTGTCGGGCTTGAAAACGAGGCAGATAAACTCGTCTCCGGCTTTTCCAAGGGAATGAAGAAGAAGCTCGATCTGGCGAGGGCTCTGCTCCCGGATCCGGAAATCCTCTTCCTTGACGAGCCCCTCGAAGGCCTCGACCCGGCGAGCGCAAGGAGGATAAAAGACCTGCTCCTTGAGATGCGCGAAAACGGGAAGACGATCTTTCTGACCACCCACAACATGTACGTCGCCGATGAGCTCTGCGACAGGGTTGCGTTCATTGTGGACGGAAAGATAGTCCTCGTTGGAAATCCGGGCGAGCTGAAGGTGAGGATGGGTAAGCGCCTGATCAAGATCGAGTATGTGGCCAGCGGTGATGTGAGGACCGCCGAGTTCCCGCTTGAGAACCTTGGAGGAAACGAGGAGTTCCTGAGAATCCTGCGGGAGCATGAGATAAGGCGCATAAACACTGAAGAACCAACACTCGAGGACATCTTCCTGAAGGTCACGGGGAGGAGGCTCGTATGA
- a CDS encoding helix-turn-helix domain-containing protein has translation MKRLKLAIPYKEELFAGLEWLLEAIEWAYGDTYFTIDTDVIKLVEVKFRESPEKVIERLRALHQVRDVRAFPRNGMHLLYIRASLEPQREQADRLFELQKKGLVIFESGTFVGGESILSVLCEEELLGEVVRTFREAYGARVISVEEAEPESSPLSKLTKRQAEVLLLAYKSGYFNEPRKVTLRELAEMLNLSPSTVKEHLRKGLKRLLDETLK, from the coding sequence ATGAAGCGCCTAAAACTCGCAATACCATACAAAGAGGAGCTCTTTGCCGGTCTTGAGTGGCTCCTCGAAGCGATAGAGTGGGCCTACGGGGACACTTACTTCACCATAGACACCGATGTCATCAAGCTGGTGGAAGTCAAGTTCCGGGAATCCCCTGAGAAGGTCATCGAGCGGTTGCGGGCGCTCCACCAGGTGAGGGACGTCAGGGCCTTTCCCAGGAATGGTATGCACCTGCTCTACATCCGCGCCTCCCTTGAACCCCAGAGGGAGCAGGCGGATAGGCTCTTCGAGCTTCAGAAGAAAGGCCTCGTCATTTTTGAGAGCGGAACCTTCGTCGGGGGTGAGAGCATTCTTTCGGTTCTCTGCGAGGAAGAGCTCCTTGGGGAAGTGGTGAGAACATTTCGTGAAGCCTACGGTGCGAGGGTGATCAGCGTTGAGGAGGCAGAACCGGAGAGCAGTCCCCTCTCAAAGCTGACGAAAAGGCAGGCCGAGGTTCTCCTCCTGGCTTACAAGAGCGGCTACTTCAACGAGCCCCGGAAGGTCACTTTGCGGGAGCTGGCGGAGATGCTGAACCTCAGCCCCTCAACGGTGAAGGAGCACCTGAGGAAGGGGCTTAAGAGGCTCCTCGACGAGACCCTCAAATAA